The following proteins come from a genomic window of Ferrovibrio sp. MS7:
- a CDS encoding DUF3750 domain-containing protein codes for MKRLILILLLALLLPLAWSGASVALGERPHWSVASTASIDIAPDPATTQEAVIQVYAARLWGWRGALAVHSWIAVKPEGAPSYQRFDIMRWSSPPLRQRITTEPDTRWAGNAPELLLDRRGPEAAALIPKILASIESYPHGKEYITWPGPNSNSFIAHIGRSVPELGLELPPTAIGKDYITDGALLGRAPSGEGVQVSLFGLAGLLVAPREGLEIHLLGLTLGIDPLRPAIKLPGIGRIGLPANPERGNTD; via the coding sequence ATGAAGCGCCTGATCCTCATCCTGCTGCTGGCTCTGCTGCTGCCGCTGGCCTGGAGCGGCGCCTCGGTGGCGCTGGGCGAGCGGCCACATTGGTCGGTGGCTTCCACCGCCAGCATCGATATCGCGCCCGATCCGGCGACCACGCAGGAAGCTGTGATCCAGGTCTATGCCGCGCGGCTTTGGGGCTGGCGCGGCGCATTGGCGGTGCATAGCTGGATCGCGGTGAAGCCGGAGGGCGCGCCGAGCTACCAGCGCTTTGACATCATGCGCTGGAGCAGCCCGCCGCTGCGCCAGCGCATCACCACAGAGCCGGATACGCGCTGGGCCGGCAACGCCCCGGAATTGCTGCTCGACCGCCGCGGCCCGGAAGCCGCCGCGCTGATCCCGAAAATCCTCGCCAGCATCGAGAGCTATCCGCATGGCAAGGAATACATCACCTGGCCGGGGCCGAACTCGAACAGCTTCATCGCCCATATCGGCCGCAGCGTGCCCGAACTAGGCCTGGAATTGCCGCCAACCGCCATCGGCAAGGACTATATCACCGATGGCGCGCTGCTCGGCCGTGCCCCCAGCGGCGAGGGCGTGCAGGTATCGCTGTTCGGCCTTGCCGGCCTGCTGGTGGCACCGCGCGAGGGCCTGGAAATCCACTTGCTGGGCCTGACGCTGGGCATCGACCCGCTGCGGCCGGCCATCAAGCTGCCCGGCATCGGCCGCATCGGCCTGCCTGCCAACCCTGAACGGGGCAACACGGACTAG
- a CDS encoding CoA-transferase: MAELPFRPQELLIHTIARLLAGCRLIATGSSSPIPGAGALLARAQSGGRMRVNVLGSIRNDFFCDGGVELFDIAAQGRLEAFFLGGGQIDGEANINLVGAGGEYPQTNVRWPGSFGSAYLYYLVPRVILFREEHSRRVLVPKVDFISSAGPKNDGTYRPGGPIGLLTNLCWFSFDRARRRFTLESVHPGHSVEEVRDHTGFDFDCPATVSETPPPDAATLALMRGQIARELAETYPRFVARLFPDSLAA, encoded by the coding sequence ATGGCCGAACTGCCGTTCCGCCCGCAGGAATTGCTGATCCATACCATCGCACGGCTGCTGGCCGGCTGCCGGCTGATCGCCACGGGTTCGTCCTCGCCGATCCCCGGTGCCGGCGCGCTGCTGGCGCGGGCGCAATCCGGCGGCCGTATGCGCGTGAATGTGCTCGGCAGCATCCGCAACGATTTCTTCTGCGATGGCGGCGTCGAATTATTCGACATCGCGGCCCAGGGCCGGCTGGAGGCCTTCTTCCTCGGCGGCGGCCAGATCGATGGCGAGGCTAATATCAATCTCGTCGGCGCCGGCGGCGAATACCCGCAAACCAACGTGCGCTGGCCCGGCTCCTTTGGCTCGGCCTATCTCTATTACCTGGTGCCGCGCGTGATCCTGTTCCGCGAAGAACATTCGCGCCGCGTGCTGGTGCCGAAGGTGGATTTCATCTCTTCGGCCGGACCGAAGAATGACGGCACCTATCGCCCCGGCGGCCCCATCGGCCTGCTGACCAATCTGTGCTGGTTCTCCTTCGACCGCGCGCGCCGCCGCTTCACGCTGGAGAGCGTGCATCCGGGCCACAGCGTCGAGGAAGTGCGCGACCATACCGGTTTCGATTTCGACTGCCCGGCAACGGTGTCGGAAACGCCGCCCCCTGACGCCGCCACCCTGGCGCTGATGCGCGGCCAGATCGCGCGCGAACTGGCCGAGACCTATCCGCGCTTCGTGGCGCGGTTGTTTCCGGACAGCCTGGCGGCATGA
- a CDS encoding CoA transferase subunit A, translated as MTFSVDDLAALIPNGAKVAVPPDYSGVAMELTRAMIRRGIRDLHVVGVPVTGLQTEMLIGAGAVRVLETSAVTLGEYGTAHRFIAGLKQKAFRMLDATCPAIHAAIQAAGKGIPFMPLRGMLGTDLLKHRSDWQVMDNPFSTEPDPIVLLPAIRPDFALFHAPYADRNGNVFIGRRRELVAMAHAAKQALVTVEEIRDIDLLANEESAAGTLTGAYIGGIAVAPRGAWPVNLWNIYGHDEAHITRYCELARSEAGFAQYLAEFVLPRQAAE; from the coding sequence ATGACTTTCTCCGTCGACGATCTCGCTGCCCTGATTCCAAATGGTGCCAAAGTCGCCGTGCCGCCGGATTATTCCGGCGTGGCGATGGAACTCACCCGCGCCATGATCCGCCGCGGCATCCGCGATCTGCATGTGGTGGGCGTGCCGGTGACCGGCCTGCAGACCGAAATGCTGATCGGCGCCGGCGCCGTGCGGGTGCTGGAAACCTCCGCCGTCACGCTCGGCGAGTATGGCACCGCGCACCGCTTCATCGCCGGCCTGAAGCAGAAGGCCTTCCGCATGCTGGATGCCACCTGCCCCGCGATCCATGCCGCGATCCAGGCCGCCGGCAAGGGCATTCCCTTCATGCCGTTGCGTGGCATGCTGGGTACCGACCTGCTGAAACATCGCAGCGACTGGCAGGTGATGGACAATCCGTTCAGCACCGAGCCTGATCCCATCGTGCTGCTGCCGGCGATCCGGCCGGATTTCGCCCTGTTCCATGCTCCCTACGCCGACCGCAACGGCAATGTCTTCATTGGCCGTCGCCGCGAACTGGTGGCGATGGCGCATGCCGCCAAGCAAGCGTTGGTGACGGTGGAGGAAATCCGCGACATCGACCTGCTGGCCAACGAAGAGAGCGCCGCCGGCACGCTGACCGGCGCCTATATCGGCGGCATTGCCGTGGCACCGCGCGGTGCCTGGCCGGTGAACCTGTGGAATATCTACGGTCATGACGAGGCGCATATCACGCGCTATTGCGAACTGGCGCGCAGCGAGGCCGGCTTCGCGCAGTATCTCGCCGAATTCGTGCTGCCGCGCCAGGCGGCGGAGTGA
- a CDS encoding nuclear transport factor 2 family protein: MSETAAFIALMEQFSDAVRRQDIPGFTALFTPDAYYDDVFYGRHDGRAAIGEMLAKFFRDGSDFEWEMHEPVAANGIGYANWLFSFTSNMAPNQGKRVLMAGASRYRLRDGLIAGYNEWCYQASCLVGIGVPVTALEKSLKRQDANLRASADPVRHRLR, translated from the coding sequence ATGAGCGAGACGGCGGCTTTCATTGCCTTGATGGAGCAGTTTTCCGATGCCGTGCGGCGCCAGGATATTCCCGGCTTCACGGCCCTGTTCACGCCGGATGCCTATTACGATGATGTGTTCTATGGCCGCCATGATGGCCGCGCGGCGATTGGCGAGATGCTGGCGAAATTCTTCCGCGATGGCAGCGATTTCGAATGGGAGATGCACGAACCGGTGGCGGCAAACGGCATCGGCTATGCCAACTGGCTGTTCAGCTTCACCTCGAATATGGCGCCGAACCAGGGCAAACGCGTACTGATGGCCGGCGCCAGCCGCTATCGCCTGCGCGATGGCCTGATCGCCGGCTACAACGAATGGTGCTACCAGGCTTCCTGCCTGGTCGGCATCGGCGTGCCGGTGACGGCCTTGGAGAAATCACTAAAACGTCAGGATGCCAACCTCCGCGCCAGTGCCGACCCGGTGCGTCATCGCTTGCGCTAG
- a CDS encoding 3-deoxy-D-manno-octulosonic acid transferase encodes MSGLESLWRGIGHAIAPGIALWLRRRVAQGKEDAARLGERNGIASLPRPAGLLVWSHAASVGEAVALIPLLQRLQAARPDIALLITTGTRTSAATVASRAPGLLHQYLPSDLPQATDRFFAHWRPNLVLWSESELWPGLLAGAARRGIPMLLLNARMSERSCRRWQRVPGIARWLLAGFETIYAQSQADAERYRVLGARDVQSLGNLKLAAPPLPADAAALAALQAQTAGRTLWLMASTHPGEDETTATIQRAVAARHPGLLGIVVPRHPERGPAVVEALRQAGLKVSRRAAGEAITAATDIYVADTLGELGLWYRLCPIAVMGGSLIAHGGQNPMEPARLGRAVLFGPHMFNFSEIAADLVARHAATQVPDATALALELARLLDDPAALAAMGQAGAAFATEQNAVLDKTEQAVLQRLHNL; translated from the coding sequence ATGAGCGGGCTGGAAAGCCTGTGGCGTGGCATCGGCCATGCCATCGCGCCGGGTATCGCCCTGTGGCTGCGCCGCCGCGTGGCGCAAGGCAAGGAAGATGCTGCGCGGCTTGGTGAGCGCAATGGCATCGCCAGTCTGCCCCGCCCCGCCGGCCTGCTGGTCTGGAGTCATGCCGCCAGCGTTGGCGAAGCGGTGGCGCTGATCCCGCTGCTGCAGCGGCTGCAGGCGGCACGTCCTGACATTGCCTTGCTGATCACCACCGGCACCCGTACCTCGGCGGCCACCGTGGCGTCGCGCGCACCGGGCCTGCTGCACCAGTATCTGCCATCCGATCTGCCACAGGCCACCGACCGCTTCTTTGCCCATTGGCGGCCGAATCTGGTGCTGTGGAGTGAAAGCGAACTCTGGCCCGGCCTGCTGGCTGGCGCGGCGCGGCGCGGCATTCCCATGCTGCTGCTGAATGCACGTATGTCGGAACGCTCCTGCCGCCGCTGGCAGCGCGTGCCCGGCATCGCACGCTGGCTGCTTGCCGGCTTCGAGACCATCTATGCCCAGAGTCAGGCCGATGCCGAACGCTACCGCGTGCTGGGCGCCCGCGACGTGCAGAGTCTGGGCAACCTGAAACTCGCAGCGCCGCCGCTGCCGGCGGACGCAGCAGCCCTGGCCGCCCTCCAGGCCCAGACCGCCGGCCGGACACTCTGGCTGATGGCCTCCACCCATCCCGGCGAAGATGAAACCACCGCCACGATTCAGCGTGCCGTCGCCGCCCGGCATCCTGGCCTGCTCGGCATCGTGGTGCCGCGCCATCCCGAACGTGGGCCGGCGGTAGTCGAAGCTTTGCGCCAAGCCGGCCTCAAGGTGAGCCGCCGGGCTGCTGGCGAAGCCATCACTGCTGCGACCGACATCTATGTTGCCGACACGCTCGGCGAACTCGGCCTGTGGTATCGCCTCTGCCCGATTGCGGTGATGGGCGGTTCGCTGATCGCGCATGGCGGGCAGAATCCGATGGAGCCGGCGCGGCTTGGACGCGCCGTGCTGTTCGGCCCGCATATGTTCAATTTCAGTGAAATTGCTGCCGATCTGGTGGCGCGTCATGCTGCCACGCAAGTGCCGGATGCCACAGCTTTGGCTCTGGAACTCGCCCGCCTGCTGGATGATCCAGCCGCGCTCGCGGCGATGGGCCAGGCCGGCGCCGCTTTTGCCACAGAGCAGAATGCCGTGCTGGACAAGACCGAACAGGCCGTGCTGCAGCGGCTGCATAACCTATAA
- the asnB gene encoding asparagine synthase (glutamine-hydrolyzing): MCGIAGLLDPHSGPDRLREIAAAMTASLQHRGPDDGDVWADTAGIALGQRRLSIIDLSPLGRQPMASHSGRYMLTYNGEIYNFQALRRELEAAGVPFRGHSDTEVMLAGIEAWGLEPCLARLQGMFALALWDHETRTLSLARDRVGIKPLYWYPVGTEGIAFASETRAFHYLPGFEKRLDATAVSDYLRFNYIPTPRSIWQGLRKLPPGGLLIKRPDAAPEERLYWTLDQAIAAEPAVTSDTEATQRLHELLRDAVRDHMISDVPLGAFLSGGIDSSLVAALMQSQSARPVKTFTIGYTESGYDESQAAEAVAKHLGCEHTTLTVTPAEALEVIPGLASIYDEPFADASQIPTYLVARLTRRHVTVALSGDGGDEGFAGYNRHVMAPAWQNYAAWPAPLRQGLAGALRLLSPSQWDSAAGLLPASLRPPQFGEKLHKLAGTLQAESLEQYYRPLVEQWPDAAVLLQQPGAVPPLAKRHKAEDIVAYLQRLDAGTYLHDDVLTKVDRATMAVALEARVPLLDHRVLSFGLALPRNIKLRDGKGKWLLRHLLGRYVPPELFERPKSGFAVPIGTWLRGPLRDWAEDLLSEAALNETGLLRATPIRQAWQDHLSGRANRQYGLWGVLMLQAWQRQWLKA, encoded by the coding sequence ATGTGCGGCATCGCTGGCCTGCTCGACCCTCATTCCGGCCCGGACCGGCTGCGCGAAATCGCCGCGGCGATGACGGCCTCGTTGCAGCATCGCGGCCCCGATGACGGCGATGTGTGGGCAGATACCGCCGGCATCGCGCTGGGTCAACGCCGCCTCAGTATCATCGACCTGTCGCCGCTTGGCCGCCAACCCATGGCCTCCCATAGCGGCCGCTACATGCTCACCTATAACGGCGAGATCTATAACTTCCAGGCGTTGCGGCGCGAACTGGAAGCCGCCGGCGTGCCGTTCCGGGGCCATTCCGATACCGAGGTGATGCTGGCTGGCATAGAAGCCTGGGGGCTCGAACCCTGCCTTGCCCGGCTGCAGGGCATGTTTGCCCTGGCACTCTGGGACCATGAAACCCGGACCCTGTCGCTGGCCCGCGACCGCGTCGGCATCAAGCCGCTCTACTGGTATCCGGTCGGCACTGAGGGCATCGCCTTCGCCTCCGAGACCCGCGCCTTCCATTATTTGCCCGGTTTCGAGAAACGGCTGGATGCAACGGCCGTTTCCGACTATCTGCGCTTCAACTACATCCCGACGCCGCGCAGCATCTGGCAGGGCCTGCGCAAGCTGCCGCCGGGTGGCCTACTGATCAAGCGCCCGGATGCCGCGCCGGAAGAGCGGCTGTACTGGACGCTGGACCAGGCCATCGCCGCCGAACCCGCTGTCACCAGCGATACGGAAGCCACGCAGCGCTTGCACGAATTGCTGCGCGACGCGGTGCGCGACCACATGATCAGCGATGTGCCGCTCGGCGCCTTCCTCTCCGGCGGCATCGACAGCAGCCTGGTGGCAGCCCTGATGCAGAGCCAGTCGGCACGGCCGGTGAAAACCTTCACCATCGGCTATACCGAGTCCGGCTATGATGAATCGCAGGCCGCCGAGGCGGTGGCGAAGCATCTCGGCTGCGAGCATACCACCCTGACCGTCACGCCGGCCGAGGCGCTGGAAGTAATTCCCGGCCTGGCCTCGATCTATGACGAGCCCTTCGCCGATGCTTCGCAGATCCCGACCTATCTGGTGGCGCGGCTGACGCGGCGGCATGTCACCGTGGCACTCTCCGGCGATGGCGGCGATGAAGGCTTCGCCGGCTATAACCGCCATGTCATGGCACCAGCCTGGCAGAATTATGCCGCCTGGCCGGCGCCGTTGCGCCAGGGCCTGGCCGGTGCGCTGCGGCTGTTGAGTCCATCGCAATGGGATAGTGCGGCCGGCCTGCTGCCGGCTTCACTGCGCCCGCCGCAATTCGGCGAGAAGCTGCATAAGCTGGCCGGCACGTTGCAGGCGGAAAGCCTGGAGCAATATTACCGCCCGCTGGTGGAGCAATGGCCCGATGCCGCTGTGCTGCTGCAACAGCCGGGCGCGGTGCCGCCCTTGGCGAAACGCCACAAAGCTGAGGATATAGTTGCCTATCTGCAGCGCCTCGATGCCGGCACTTATCTGCATGACGATGTGCTGACCAAGGTGGACCGCGCCACCATGGCGGTGGCGCTGGAAGCGCGCGTGCCGCTGCTGGATCACCGCGTGCTGAGTTTCGGCCTGGCCCTGCCACGCAATATCAAGCTGCGCGACGGCAAGGGCAAATGGCTGCTGCGCCATCTGCTCGGCCGCTATGTGCCGCCGGAATTGTTCGAGCGGCCGAAAAGCGGTTTCGCGGTGCCGATCGGCACCTGGCTGCGTGGGCCGCTGCGCGACTGGGCCGAGGATCTGCTCTCGGAAGCGGCCCTGAATGAAACCGGCCTGCTGCGCGCCACCCCGATCCGGCAAGCCTGGCAGGATCACTTGAGCGGCCGCGCCAACCGGCAATACGGCCTGTGGGGCGTGCTCATGCTGCAGGCATGGCAACGGCAATGGCTGAAAGCATGA
- a CDS encoding sulfite exporter TauE/SafE family protein produces MILSSAAATGAGVLVGLVLGVIGSGGSILAVPLLLYGVGISDPHRAIGTASLAVAASAALSLVPHARAGTVKWPCASVFAASGMFGAAIGAWAGRQVDGQKLIALFALAMLAVAANMLRRRADGGDPNVRITPRIAWRLAGLGLLAGLAAGFFGIGGGFLILPGLLLGSGMAGLNAVGSSLLGVAAFGLTTAVSYASAGLVDWGIAGLFILGGAIGGWFGQGLAQRLAQRRGLLTRLFAAILVLVAAYMLYRSAMLHFGNVMF; encoded by the coding sequence ATGATCCTGAGCTCTGCCGCTGCCACAGGCGCCGGCGTCCTGGTTGGCCTAGTGCTGGGCGTTATCGGCAGCGGCGGCTCGATCCTGGCGGTGCCGCTGCTGCTCTATGGGGTTGGTATTTCCGATCCACACCGCGCCATCGGCACGGCGTCGCTGGCGGTGGCGGCAAGCGCCGCCCTCAGCCTGGTGCCGCATGCCCGTGCCGGCACAGTGAAATGGCCCTGCGCCAGTGTCTTTGCCGCCAGCGGCATGTTCGGTGCCGCTATCGGTGCCTGGGCCGGCCGCCAGGTGGATGGTCAGAAGCTGATTGCCCTATTTGCCCTGGCGATGCTGGCCGTTGCCGCCAACATGCTGCGCCGGCGTGCTGATGGCGGCGATCCAAACGTGCGCATCACACCGCGCATTGCCTGGCGCCTGGCCGGCCTCGGCCTGCTTGCCGGGCTTGCGGCCGGCTTCTTCGGTATCGGCGGCGGCTTCCTGATCCTGCCCGGTCTGCTGCTGGGTTCCGGCATGGCAGGACTGAATGCCGTCGGCTCCTCGCTGCTCGGCGTAGCTGCGTTCGGCCTCACCACTGCCGTCAGCTATGCCAGTGCCGGGCTGGTCGATTGGGGTATCGCCGGCCTGTTCATCCTGGGCGGCGCCATCGGCGGCTGGTTCGGCCAGGGACTGGCACAACGACTGGCACAGCGCCGAGGCCTACTGACCCGGCTATTCGCCGCCATACTGGTGCTGGTGGCGGCCTACATGCTCTACCGCAGCGCGATGCTTCATTTCGGGAACGTGATGTTCTAA